The Salvia splendens isolate huo1 chromosome 21, SspV2, whole genome shotgun sequence genome includes a window with the following:
- the LOC121783510 gene encoding thioredoxin F2, chloroplastic-like, with protein sequence MALRVYSAAPRNSVVQNFPVHGAAEKQLFVGGDCPQLMMNRRLRLSAGVRCSLDVAAQSAAVEAVAEVGKVTAVTKDTFWPIVKAAGDKTVVVDMYTQWCGPCKVIAPKYQELSEKYNDVVFLKLDCNDENKPLAKELGIKVVPTFKILKDSKIVKEVTGAKIDNLIHAIDSVRST encoded by the exons ATGGCGTTGCGAGTGTATAGCGCAGCTCCGAGGAATTCAGTGGTGCAGAATTTTCCGGTGCATGGAGCTGCAGAGAAGCAGCTATTTGTGGGGGGTGATTGTCCCCAGCTGATGATGAATAGGAGGCTAAGATTGAGCGCGGGAGTGAGGTGCAGCTTGGATGTGGCTGCGCAATcggcggcggtggaggcggTGGCGGAGGTGGGGAAGGTGACGGCTGTTACCAAGGATACCTTCTGGCCGATCGTGAAAGCCGCCGGGGATAAGACTGTCGTCGTTGATATGTACACGCAGTG GTGTGGACCATGTAAGGTAATTGCACCCAAATATCAGGAGCTCTCTGAAAAATACAACGATGTCGTGTTCTTGAAGCTCGACTGCAACGATGAAAACAAG CCACTGGCAAAGGAGCTAGGTATCAAGGTGGTTCCTACATTCAAGATTTTGAAGGATAGCAAGATTGTCAAAGAAGTAACAGGAGCAAAAATTGACAATCTAATTCATGCCATAGATTCTGTAAGATCCACTTAG
- the LOC121784440 gene encoding aspartic proteinase 36-like: MDFGKMWLVSLILVELMCCVVGHFVFEVHHKFDGEGETVLGAMRDHDSHRHGRNLAAIEFQLGGHYSPALHSLYFTNITIGTPPVDYHVHIDTGSNTLWVNCHDCESCPKKNRFGVEFKRYDLAASSTGKNVTCDEDFCRAASSSSNNNCPAGSGRQCEYSVAYVDGDKTAGFFVRDNFGFNQVTGNLQTSTMNESIAFGCSMSEDPTKDVDGILGLGLANETILAQLASSGKVKKVFSHCLDGNRGGGIFAIGEVMDPKVNRTPLVPNESHYSVNLKSLEVGGQLLNLSTNSPAMRLSRRTIIDSGSSLAYLPSEVYQQVLEKMTTKHPGLQTRIEQGFTCFQYNGTDDDGFPIVYFHFENSLILPVHPHSFLFRFTDNEYCIGWKNSSSVLPSDESDIFLLGDIVLSNKLVVYDLENQTIGWTEYNCSSSIKVRDEATGNVYGVGSHLISSNQHSFCF, encoded by the exons ATGGATTTCGGGAAAATGTGGCTTGTTTCGTTGATTTTGGTGGAGTTGATGTGTTGTGTGGTAGGACATTTTGTGTTTGAAGTTCATCACAAGTTTGATGGCGAGGGAGAGACGGTTTTGGGAGCTATGAGAGATCACGATTCGCATCGCCATGGCAGAAACCTTGCGGCCATTGAGTTTCAGCTCGGCGGCCATTATTCCCCAGCTTTACATTC GCTCTATTTCACCAATATTACGATTGGGACTCCTCCTGTGGACTATCATGTCCATATAGATACGGGAAGTAATACGCTATGGGTGAATTGCCACGACTGTGAAAGCTGTCCCAAGAAAAATAGATTTGGT GTAGAATTCAAGCGGTATGACTTGGCGGCCTCTTCCACTGGGAAGAATGTCACTTGCGACGAGGACTTTTGTCGTGCTGCATCGAGTAGCTCAAATAATAATTGTCCAGCTGGATCCGGAAGGCAATGTGAATATTCTGTTGCTTATGTAGATGGCGACAAAACTGCGGGATTCTTTGTCAGAGATAATTTTGGATTCAACCAAGTGACTGGAAACCTTCAAACGTCAACAATGAATGAATCCATAGCATTTGG GTGCTCAATGTCTGAAGACCCCACTAAGGACGTTGATGGAATACTTGGTCTTGGACTAGCAAATGAAACCATTCTTGCACAACTTGCTTCCTCTGGAAAGGTGAAAAAGGTCTTTTCACATTGCTTAGATGGAAACCGGGGAGGTGGAATTTTTGCTATTGGAGAAGTAATGGATCCAAAAGTCAATAGAACACCTTTGGTCCCAAATGA ATCACATTACAGTGTGAATTTGAAGTCACTGGAGGTAGGTGGCCAACTCTTAAACCTTTCGACAAACTCGCCTGCAATGAGATTGAGTAGAAGGACTATAATCGACAGTGGCTCATCATTGGCCTATCTTCCATCTGAGGTTTATCAACaggttttggaaaag ATGACGACGAAGCATCCAGGTCTGCAGACTCGTATAGAGCAAGGGTTCACATGTTTTCAGTACAATGGAAC TGATGATGATGGCTTCCCAATCGTATATTTTCATTTCGAAAACTCTCTCATTTTGCCAGTTCATCCCCACAGTTTTCTCTTTAGATTCACA GATAACGAATATTGTATCGGCTGGAAAAATAGTAGTAGTGTGCTGCCAAGCGACGAAAGCGATATATTTTTGTTGGGAG ATATAGTATTATCAAACAAGCTTGTTGTGTATGATCTGGAAAATCAGACCATTGGATGGACAGAATACAACT GTTCATCAAGTATCAAAGTGAGAGATGAAGCAACTGGGAATGTTTATGGTGTTGGCTCACATCTTATA
- the LOC121783509 gene encoding proteinaceous RNase P 1, chloroplastic/mitochondrial-like: MLPRLASLSPKASHLLSHLRKSSNSLLHHSKRFSYFPQRYAYSKCPMSMQRKARHFSSASAEALLDTNSTGLSKRMSKKLRRHAPDTILRVNLDRCSKNGDLAEALRLYEEAKADGVELNQHHYNVLLYLCSLKPEGGENFDRFDKGFEIFKQMGVDKVDPNEATFTNISRLAASKEDPELAFGLVKRMKDHGIAPKLRSYGPALFGFCKKGMADKAYEVDFHMLECGVAAEEPELSALLKVSSDVERDGKVYEMMHRLRATVRQVSEETAAVVEEWFGSRKAGEVGVGKWDVGGVKRRVLEGGGGWHGQGWLGKGDWSVVRTRMSEAGVCQSCGEKLVCIDIDPQETENFAKSLSKLASEREVQSHFAQFQEWLQRHGPFDAVVDGANLGLANQRVFNFGQVRRVVNQLCRISPTRKLPLVVLHQARVRSGPAQEINNKRLLESWKNAGALYATPQGSNDDWYWLYAAVSSKCLLVTNDEMRDHLFNLLGNSFFPRWKEKHQVRLKYSSEDGLTLHMPPPYSIVIQESEQGRWHIPTVTGDDLEAPRQWICATRARPDI; this comes from the exons ATGCTACCCCGCTTGGCGTCGCTCTCACCCAAAGCCTCTCATCTCCTCTCCCACTTACGTAAGAGCTCCAATTCCCTTCTTCACCATTCAAAACGTTTCAGTTATTTCCCGCAGCGCTATGCATATTCAAAATGCCCCATGTCAATGCAGAGAAAAGCTAGGCATTTTTCCTCCGCTTCCGCTGAGGCTCTATTAGATACAAATTCGACTGGTTTGAGTAAACGAATGTCGAAAAAGTTGCGTAGACACGCCCCGGATACGATTCTGCGTGTGAATCTTGATCGATGCTCGAAAAACGGAGACTTGGCCGAGGCCCTTCGCCTCTACGAGGAGGCGAAGGCCGACGGCGTTGAGCTCAATCAGCATCATTACAATGTGTTGCTTTACTTGTGTTCTTTAAAACCTGAGGGTGGAGAGAATTTTGATAGATTTGATAAAGGATTTGAGATTTTTAAGCAAATGGGAGTTGATAAAGTTGATCCAAATGAGGCAACATTCACTAACATTTCTAGGTTAGCAGCTTCAAAGGAGGATCCTGAATTGGCTTTTGGTTTAGTTAAAAGGATGAAGGATCACGGGATCGCGCCCAAATTGAGGTCGTATGGGCCTGCATTGTTCGGATTCTGTAAGAAGGGGATGGCAGATAAGGCTTATGAGGTGGATTTTCATATGCTGGAGTGTGGGGTAGCTGCGGAGGAGCCTGAGCTCTCCGCGCTCCTCAAGGTTAGTTCTGATGTCGAGAGAGACGGGAAAGTGTACGAAATGATGCATAGGTTGAGGGCAACGGTGAGGCAGGTGTCGGAGGAGACTGCAGCTGTGGTGGAGGAGTGGTTTGGTTCGAGAAAGGCTGGTGAAGTTGGAGTTGGGAAATGGGATGTCGGGGGCGTGAAGAGACGGGTTTTGGAGGGAGGGGGCGGATGGCACGGCCAGGGATGGTTGGGGAAGGGTGATTGGAGTGTGGTGAGGACTAGGATGAGTGAGGCTGGGGTGTGTCAATCGTGTGGAGAGAAGCTCGTTTGCATCGACATTGATCCACAGGAAACGGAGAATTTTGCCAAGTCGCTTTCTAAATTAGCCTCTGAGAGGGAAGTTCAGAGCCACTTTGCACAATTTCAG GAATGGCTTCAACGGCATGGTCCATTTGATGCGGTGGTTGATGGTGCAAACTTGGGTCTTGCTAATCAACGTGTGTTCAATTTCGGTCAG GTCAGGAGAGTCGTGAATCAGTTGTGTCGAATCAGCCCAACGAGGAAATTACCCCTCGTTGTTCTACACCAAGCACGAGTCAGAAGTGGTCCGGCTCAGGAAATTAACAACAAGAGATTGTTGGAAAGCTGGAAAAACGCTGGTGCACTTTACGCAACACCTCAGGGTTCAAACGATGATTG GTATTGGCTGTATGCTGCTGTGAGTTCAAAGTGTTTGCTTGTGACAAACGATGAGATGAGAGATCACTTGTTCAACCTTTTAGGCAATAGCTTCTTCCCCAGATGGAAAGAGAAGCACCAG GTCCGATTAAAATATTCCAGTGAAGATGGGCTTACACTGCACATGCCACCACCATATTCAATCGTCATCCAG GAGTCGGAACAAGGCAGATGGCACATACCCACTGTCACCGGAGATGACCTTGAGGCCCCGAGACAATGGATTTGCGCGACAAGGGCAAGACCGGACATATAG